In Caretta caretta isolate rCarCar2 chromosome 4, rCarCar1.hap1, whole genome shotgun sequence, one genomic interval encodes:
- the PCED1A gene encoding PC-esterase domain-containing protein 1A isoform X2, whose protein sequence is MVTFVTHEVRQLLHNKFVVVVGDSIQRSVYKDLVLLLQKDALLSQSQLKAKGELSFENDCLVEGGMLGELTNGTHYKEVRQYRTDHHLVRFYFVTRVYSDYMESILADFQAGPQPDVVVINSCLWDVSRYGPKSMKQYRVNLEKAFNRLDKVLPHACLLVWNMTMPVGHKIIGGFLTPELQRRGRKVPHNVIEGNFYGAVLASSHHFDVLDLHYYFRFEAHHRRGDGVHWSQAVHRRISQLLLAHVADAWGVEIPEKRPQDGCFQANALEWGSQPTPCPAPHAAPPCPWGPEWDSSCLSWMPPPSACPLPPPAPRPPFDFCCPSEDPIFQEDSPFLPSDAGPGAPLSGYISFDNCPGFSAEGPASRFQASWGAPHALPGPGPFPGFSGNPGPSFPPHPRSPTRRGHGGRSHGFIMRRQPVRWRSGPPYNRPHYSCY, encoded by the exons ATGGTCACTTTCGTCACGCACGAAGTCCGGCAGCTCCTGCACAACAAGTTCGTGGTGGTCGTGGGGGATTCCA TCCAGCGATCGGTTTACAAGGACCTGGTGTTGCTTTTGCAGAAGGATGCTCTCCTCAGCCAGTCCCAGCTGAAAGCCAAG GGGGAGCTGAGCTTTGAGAATGACTGCCTGGTGGAAGGCGGCATGTTGGGTGAGCTGACCAACGGCACCCACTACAAGGAGGTGCGGCAGTACCGCACGGACCATCACCTGGTGCGCTTCTACTTCGTCACCCGTGTCTACTCCGACTACATGGAGAGCATCCTGGCCGACTTCCAGGCTGGGCCGCAGCCCGACGTCGTCGTCATCAACTCCTGCTTGTGGGACGTGAGCAG gtaCGGCCCCAAGTCCATGAAGCAGTACCGGGTGAATCTGGAGAAGGCCTTTAACCGCCTGGACAAGGTGCTGCCCCATGCCTGCCTCCTGGTGTGGAACATGACGATGCCCGTGGGCCACAAAATCATCGGGGGCTTCCTCACCCCAGAG CTGCAGCGCCGAGGCAGGAAGGTGCCCCACAATGTGATCGAGGGCAACTTCTACGGGGCcgtcctggccagcagccaccacttcgACGTGCTGGACCTGCATTACTACTTCCGCTTCgaggcgcaccaccgccgggggGACGGCGTCCACTGGAGCCAGGCTGTCCACCGCAGGAtcagccagctgctgctggcccacGTGGCCGACGCCTGGGGGGTCGAGATCCCGGAGAAGAGACCCCAGGACG GTTGCTTTCAGGCAaatgctctggagtggggctcgcagcccaccccctgcccggcGCCCCACGCTGCTCCGCCCTGCCCCTGGG GGCCCGAGTGGGAcagcagctgcctgtcctggatGCCCCCGCCCAGCGCCTGCCCGCTGCCCCCTCCGGCTCCCCGGCCCCCCTTTGACTTCTGCTGCCCCTCCGAGGACCCCATTTTCCAGGAAgactcccccttcctccccagcgaCGCGGGGCCTGGCGCGCCCCTCTCCGGATACATCAGCTTCGACAACTGCCCCGGATTCAGTGCGGAGG GTCCTGCCAGCCGCTTTCAAGCTTCCTGGGGCGCACCGCACGCTCTTCCGGGCCCGGGGCCCTTCCCTGGCTTCTCAGGAAACCCAGGACCCAGCTTCCCTCCGCACCCTCGGAGCCCGACCAGGAGAGGCCACGGTGGGCGCTCCCACGGCTTCATAATGAGGCGGCAGCCAGTGAGGTGGAGGTCTGGGCCCCCCTACAACAGGCCCCACTACAGTTGCTActga
- the PCED1A gene encoding PC-esterase domain-containing protein 1A isoform X1, protein MVTFVTHEVRQLLHNKFVVVVGDSSESAEGTPEPPSTGVQRSVYKDLVLLLQKDALLSQSQLKAKGELSFENDCLVEGGMLGELTNGTHYKEVRQYRTDHHLVRFYFVTRVYSDYMESILADFQAGPQPDVVVINSCLWDVSRYGPKSMKQYRVNLEKAFNRLDKVLPHACLLVWNMTMPVGHKIIGGFLTPELQRRGRKVPHNVIEGNFYGAVLASSHHFDVLDLHYYFRFEAHHRRGDGVHWSQAVHRRISQLLLAHVADAWGVEIPEKRPQDGCFQANALEWGSQPTPCPAPHAAPPCPWGPEWDSSCLSWMPPPSACPLPPPAPRPPFDFCCPSEDPIFQEDSPFLPSDAGPGAPLSGYISFDNCPGFSAEGPASRFQASWGAPHALPGPGPFPGFSGNPGPSFPPHPRSPTRRGHGGRSHGFIMRRQPVRWRSGPPYNRPHYSCY, encoded by the exons ATGGTCACTTTCGTCACGCACGAAGTCCGGCAGCTCCTGCACAACAAGTTCGTGGTGGTCGTGGGGGATTCCAGTGAGTCAGCCGAAGGGACGCCGGAGCCCCCCAGCACGGGGG TCCAGCGATCGGTTTACAAGGACCTGGTGTTGCTTTTGCAGAAGGATGCTCTCCTCAGCCAGTCCCAGCTGAAAGCCAAG GGGGAGCTGAGCTTTGAGAATGACTGCCTGGTGGAAGGCGGCATGTTGGGTGAGCTGACCAACGGCACCCACTACAAGGAGGTGCGGCAGTACCGCACGGACCATCACCTGGTGCGCTTCTACTTCGTCACCCGTGTCTACTCCGACTACATGGAGAGCATCCTGGCCGACTTCCAGGCTGGGCCGCAGCCCGACGTCGTCGTCATCAACTCCTGCTTGTGGGACGTGAGCAG gtaCGGCCCCAAGTCCATGAAGCAGTACCGGGTGAATCTGGAGAAGGCCTTTAACCGCCTGGACAAGGTGCTGCCCCATGCCTGCCTCCTGGTGTGGAACATGACGATGCCCGTGGGCCACAAAATCATCGGGGGCTTCCTCACCCCAGAG CTGCAGCGCCGAGGCAGGAAGGTGCCCCACAATGTGATCGAGGGCAACTTCTACGGGGCcgtcctggccagcagccaccacttcgACGTGCTGGACCTGCATTACTACTTCCGCTTCgaggcgcaccaccgccgggggGACGGCGTCCACTGGAGCCAGGCTGTCCACCGCAGGAtcagccagctgctgctggcccacGTGGCCGACGCCTGGGGGGTCGAGATCCCGGAGAAGAGACCCCAGGACG GTTGCTTTCAGGCAaatgctctggagtggggctcgcagcccaccccctgcccggcGCCCCACGCTGCTCCGCCCTGCCCCTGGG GGCCCGAGTGGGAcagcagctgcctgtcctggatGCCCCCGCCCAGCGCCTGCCCGCTGCCCCCTCCGGCTCCCCGGCCCCCCTTTGACTTCTGCTGCCCCTCCGAGGACCCCATTTTCCAGGAAgactcccccttcctccccagcgaCGCGGGGCCTGGCGCGCCCCTCTCCGGATACATCAGCTTCGACAACTGCCCCGGATTCAGTGCGGAGG GTCCTGCCAGCCGCTTTCAAGCTTCCTGGGGCGCACCGCACGCTCTTCCGGGCCCGGGGCCCTTCCCTGGCTTCTCAGGAAACCCAGGACCCAGCTTCCCTCCGCACCCTCGGAGCCCGACCAGGAGAGGCCACGGTGGGCGCTCCCACGGCTTCATAATGAGGCGGCAGCCAGTGAGGTGGAGGTCTGGGCCCCCCTACAACAGGCCCCACTACAGTTGCTActga
- the PCED1A gene encoding PC-esterase domain-containing protein 1A isoform X3, whose translation MLGELTNGTHYKEVRQYRTDHHLVRFYFVTRVYSDYMESILADFQAGPQPDVVVINSCLWDVSRYGPKSMKQYRVNLEKAFNRLDKVLPHACLLVWNMTMPVGHKIIGGFLTPELQRRGRKVPHNVIEGNFYGAVLASSHHFDVLDLHYYFRFEAHHRRGDGVHWSQAVHRRISQLLLAHVADAWGVEIPEKRPQDGCFQANALEWGSQPTPCPAPHAAPPCPWGPEWDSSCLSWMPPPSACPLPPPAPRPPFDFCCPSEDPIFQEDSPFLPSDAGPGAPLSGYISFDNCPGFSAEGPASRFQASWGAPHALPGPGPFPGFSGNPGPSFPPHPRSPTRRGHGGRSHGFIMRRQPVRWRSGPPYNRPHYSCY comes from the exons ATGTTGGGTGAGCTGACCAACGGCACCCACTACAAGGAGGTGCGGCAGTACCGCACGGACCATCACCTGGTGCGCTTCTACTTCGTCACCCGTGTCTACTCCGACTACATGGAGAGCATCCTGGCCGACTTCCAGGCTGGGCCGCAGCCCGACGTCGTCGTCATCAACTCCTGCTTGTGGGACGTGAGCAG gtaCGGCCCCAAGTCCATGAAGCAGTACCGGGTGAATCTGGAGAAGGCCTTTAACCGCCTGGACAAGGTGCTGCCCCATGCCTGCCTCCTGGTGTGGAACATGACGATGCCCGTGGGCCACAAAATCATCGGGGGCTTCCTCACCCCAGAG CTGCAGCGCCGAGGCAGGAAGGTGCCCCACAATGTGATCGAGGGCAACTTCTACGGGGCcgtcctggccagcagccaccacttcgACGTGCTGGACCTGCATTACTACTTCCGCTTCgaggcgcaccaccgccgggggGACGGCGTCCACTGGAGCCAGGCTGTCCACCGCAGGAtcagccagctgctgctggcccacGTGGCCGACGCCTGGGGGGTCGAGATCCCGGAGAAGAGACCCCAGGACG GTTGCTTTCAGGCAaatgctctggagtggggctcgcagcccaccccctgcccggcGCCCCACGCTGCTCCGCCCTGCCCCTGGG GGCCCGAGTGGGAcagcagctgcctgtcctggatGCCCCCGCCCAGCGCCTGCCCGCTGCCCCCTCCGGCTCCCCGGCCCCCCTTTGACTTCTGCTGCCCCTCCGAGGACCCCATTTTCCAGGAAgactcccccttcctccccagcgaCGCGGGGCCTGGCGCGCCCCTCTCCGGATACATCAGCTTCGACAACTGCCCCGGATTCAGTGCGGAGG GTCCTGCCAGCCGCTTTCAAGCTTCCTGGGGCGCACCGCACGCTCTTCCGGGCCCGGGGCCCTTCCCTGGCTTCTCAGGAAACCCAGGACCCAGCTTCCCTCCGCACCCTCGGAGCCCGACCAGGAGAGGCCACGGTGGGCGCTCCCACGGCTTCATAATGAGGCGGCAGCCAGTGAGGTGGAGGTCTGGGCCCCCCTACAACAGGCCCCACTACAGTTGCTActga